From Toxorhynchites rutilus septentrionalis strain SRP chromosome 2, ASM2978413v1, whole genome shotgun sequence, a single genomic window includes:
- the LOC129770443 gene encoding copper chaperone for superoxide dismutase codes for MTEENSIKIEFAVQISGKKCAEQVRSALQDIGSVDIDVEKGSVLAATALPWTEVQRKIEATGRRAVLSGFGGQSAVSIVNHGNETSSVTGVVRFCALTTDQKGAVIDGFIDGLEANTFYNLNIHECGDISCGCTSVGAVYDSNKISSDENGRATIHFTNNQLKVSDIIGRSVVIVELQSDTRLACGIIARSAGIFENYKKICACDGVTIWDERNKPLAGAKRREKESV; via the exons ATGACCGAAGAAAACAGCATAAAG atTGAGTTCGCCGTACAAATTTCGGGTAAAAAGTGTGCTGAGCAAGTGCGATCAGCGCTTCAAGATATTGGGTCGGTTGATATTGATGTGGAAAAAGGAAGCGTTCTAGCTGCCACTGCATTGCCATGGACAGAAGTTCAGCGTAAAATCGAAGCAACGGGAAGACGAGCTGTGCTGTCCGGCTTCGGAG GACAATCGGCTGTTTCGATTGTGAATCATGGTAACGAAACCAGCAGTGTAACAGGCGTCGTACGGTTCTGTGCGCTAACAACCGACCAGAAAGGCGCAGTTATAGACGGCTTCATCGATGGATTGGAAGCGAACACGTTCTATAATTTGAATATACATGAATGTGGTGATATATCATGTGGATGTACCTCAGTAGGAGCAGTGTATGATTCCAATAAAATCTCCTCCGATGAGAATGGGCGAGCGACAATACACTTCACCAATAATCAGTTGAAAGTATCGGATATTATTGGCAGATCTGTTGTAATAGTTGAACTACAAAGTGATACAAGATTGGCTTGTGGGATAATTGCACGATCAGCTGGTATTTTTGagaattataagaaaatttgtGCCTGCGATGGTGTTACTATTTGGGACGAACGTAATAAACCATTGGCAGGGGCCAAACGCAGAGAAAAAGAATCTGTGTAG
- the LOC129770441 gene encoding uncharacterized protein LOC129770441 isoform X4 — protein MLKHANVLGATEYVLRLCSREDVQKVMNDLLEAEHVLLAELISYSCIDTDISTTMRDILRESFDSILDDFLETPNVISCNYLKNVEPFLTKTEMKQLRKQHMLLLLQKDCSSRIEQAITLQELWRSDAAALSGSIFGQIILESVRDVGETVEQLFEASYSMKHSWEYFLVLLNAVIKSFENDKIEILRVKELMRKMHSHVLSSNDFGQFLVMFLIAREVCAANEHVFGKYSNWYKSTIGEMSYTVSEEQFKQMMEKMTMLIQLEKSVDIVKTHISIAISPPPKCMSLVVNFKQLCRGHLAALEGQNTSSHGTSSVIVID, from the exons ATGTTAAAACATGCTAATGTTTTAGGTGCCACTGAATATGTTTTGCG ATTATGTTCGAGAGAAGACGTTCAAAAAGTGATGAATGATCTGTTGGAAGCTGAGCATGTTTTGCTCGCCGAGTTGATCAGTTATTCATGTATAG ATACAGATATTTCAACAACAATGAGAGACATACTGCGGGAAAGCTTCGATTCCATTTTGGATGACTTCCTAGAAACCCCAAATGTCATATCATGTAATTATCTAAAAAATGTGGAACCGTTTTTAACTAAGACGGAAATGAAGCAACTTAGGAAGCAACATATGCTGCTACTATTGCAAAAAGACTGCTCTAGTCGGATTGAACAAGCTATAACGCTGCAAGAACTATGGAGATCTGATGCAGCAGCGTTGAGTGGAAGTATCTTTGGTCAAATTATTTTGGAAAGTGTCCGTGATGTAGGGGAAACCGTCGAGCAACTTTTTGAAGCATCTTATTCTATGAAACATTCCTGGGAATACTTCCTTGTTCTACTCAACGCAGTGATCAAATCATTTGAAAATGATAAAATAGAAATACTACGAGTCAAAGAGCTTATGAGGAAGATGCACAGCCATGTTCTATCATCGAACGATTTTGGACAATTTTTAGTGATGTTTCTAATAGCCAGAGAAGTTTGCGCTGCGAACGAACATGTTTTCGGAAAATATTCCAATTGGTACAAGTCGACAATAGGGGAAATGAGTTATACCGTTAGTGAAGAACAGTTCAAACAAATGATGGAAAAGATGACCATGTTGATACAGCTGGAAAAAAGTGTTGATATTGTGAAAACTCACATAAGTATTGCAATTTCTCCGCCGCCAAAATGTATGTCGCTAGTTGTAAatttcaagcaactttgcagaGGTCATTTAGCTGCTTTGGAGGGCCAAAATACTTCTTCCCATGGAACATCTTCAGTCATCGTTATCGATTAa
- the LOC129770441 gene encoding uncharacterized protein LOC129770441 isoform X3, giving the protein MNYRRIKNILQELSARTECLQLPYEDELIAQIQYLSAKEKEIIRQFIFAHEWNLGSARVLAMLKHANVLGATEYVLRLCSREDVQKVMNDLLEAEHVLLAELISYSCIDTDISTTMRDILRESFDSILDDFLETPNVISCNYLKNVEPFLTKTEMKQLRKQHMLLLLQKDCSSRIEQAITLQELWRSDAAALSGSIFGQIILESVRDVGETVEQLFEASYSMKHSWEYFLVLLNAVIKSFENDKIEILRVKELMRKMHSHVLSSNDFGQFLVMFLIAREVCAANEHVFGKYSNWYKSTIGEMSYTVSEEQFKQMMEKMTMLIQLEKSVDIVKTHISIAISPPPKCMSLVVNFKQLCRGHLAALEGQNTSSHGTSSVIVID; this is encoded by the exons ATGAATTATCGGAGAATAAAAAACATTCTACAG GAACTCTCCGCACGAACCGAATGTTTGCAATTACCATACGAAGATGAATTGATAGCACAAATTCAGTATCTTAGCGCGAAAGAAAAG GAAATTATTCGACAATTCATATTTGCACATGAATGGAATCTCGGCAGTGCACGAGTATTGGCTATGTTAAAACATGCTAATGTTTTAGGTGCCACTGAATATGTTTTGCG ATTATGTTCGAGAGAAGACGTTCAAAAAGTGATGAATGATCTGTTGGAAGCTGAGCATGTTTTGCTCGCCGAGTTGATCAGTTATTCATGTATAG ATACAGATATTTCAACAACAATGAGAGACATACTGCGGGAAAGCTTCGATTCCATTTTGGATGACTTCCTAGAAACCCCAAATGTCATATCATGTAATTATCTAAAAAATGTGGAACCGTTTTTAACTAAGACGGAAATGAAGCAACTTAGGAAGCAACATATGCTGCTACTATTGCAAAAAGACTGCTCTAGTCGGATTGAACAAGCTATAACGCTGCAAGAACTATGGAGATCTGATGCAGCAGCGTTGAGTGGAAGTATCTTTGGTCAAATTATTTTGGAAAGTGTCCGTGATGTAGGGGAAACCGTCGAGCAACTTTTTGAAGCATCTTATTCTATGAAACATTCCTGGGAATACTTCCTTGTTCTACTCAACGCAGTGATCAAATCATTTGAAAATGATAAAATAGAAATACTACGAGTCAAAGAGCTTATGAGGAAGATGCACAGCCATGTTCTATCATCGAACGATTTTGGACAATTTTTAGTGATGTTTCTAATAGCCAGAGAAGTTTGCGCTGCGAACGAACATGTTTTCGGAAAATATTCCAATTGGTACAAGTCGACAATAGGGGAAATGAGTTATACCGTTAGTGAAGAACAGTTCAAACAAATGATGGAAAAGATGACCATGTTGATACAGCTGGAAAAAAGTGTTGATATTGTGAAAACTCACATAAGTATTGCAATTTCTCCGCCGCCAAAATGTATGTCGCTAGTTGTAAatttcaagcaactttgcagaGGTCATTTAGCTGCTTTGGAGGGCCAAAATACTTCTTCCCATGGAACATCTTCAGTCATCGTTATCGATTAa
- the LOC129770441 gene encoding uncharacterized protein K02A2.6 isoform X1, translating into MPIDFRIFANELCCVGEVLLRIDRVVVPVKLRDRVLEIAHEGHLGIRMMKTFLRAVTWWPKMDKHIEMFVRKCQPCTLVAAPDPPEPMIRKQLPTSPWEEIAIDFLGPLPEGQYLLVAVDYYSRYVEVAEMTSITTKDTVVELATMFSRYGITRVMRADNGPQLSGDCVEFRQFCKEFGIDLVNTTPYWPQANGEVERQNRTILKRLRIAQELGQNWRMELRKFLLAYHATDHSITGKSPSEMMFGRRIRSKLPAVPAIMRNDADTRDRDRLFKAKGKMYADARRKARTNPMAVGDKVFVKRTKKDNKLSTDFSPEHFEVTERQGSEVTLRSTVSGKRLKRNVVHLKKAETGQESVSSSGSSEEDGELQNKELLSEDLAENDRQDVPISTKRLRVQPKNFKDYVAYETQTFY; encoded by the coding sequence ATGCCAATCGATTTCCGTATTTTTGCGAATGAGTTATGCTGTGTTGGAGAAGTTTTATTGCGAATAGATCGTGTGGTAGTTCCAGTTAAGCTGCGTGATCGCGTGTTGGAGATTGCACATGAAGGACATTTGGGCATACGGATGATGAAGACCTTTTTACGAGCAGTAACCTGGTGGCCAAAAATGGACAAGCATATTGAGATGTTTGTGAGAAAATGTCAACCCTGTACCCTGGTTGCTGCACCCGATCCACCGGAGCCTATGATCCGTAAACAGTTACCGACAAGCCCTTGGGAGGAAATAGCAATAGACTTTTTGGGGCCACTGCCGGAAGGTCAGTATTTATTAGTAGCCGTTGACTATTATAGTCGCTATGTCGAAGTGGCTGAAATGACATCGATTACAACAAAGGATACAGTGGTCGAGTTGGCGACCATGTTCAGCAGATATGGTATTACTCGGGTTATGAGAGCTGACAATGGACCTCAGCTCAGCGGTGATTGCGTGGAGTTTCGACAGTTCTGTAAAGAATTTGGGATCGATTTAGTAAACACCACACCATACTGGCCACAAGCTAACGGCGAAGTGGAGCGTCAAAATCGTACTATTCTCAAACGATTACGTATCGCTCAGGAATTGGGGCAGAATTGGCGTATGGAATTACGGAAATTCTTGTTGGCATATCACGCTACTGACCACTCTATTACAGGAAAGTCACCCTCGGAGATGATGTTCGGACGGCGCATAAGAAGTAAATTACCGGCAGTGCCTGCTATTATGCGTAACGATGCTGATACAAGGGATCGTGATCGTTTGTTTAAAGCGAAGGGAAAGATGTACGCAGATGCAAGACGGAAGGCCCGCACAAATCCGATGGCGGTAGGCGATAAGGTTTTTGTTAAACGAACGAAAAAGGATAACAAGCTATCAACAGATTTCTCGCCGGAACATTTTGAAGTAACTGAAAGACAGGGTTCGGAAGTGACCCTACGTTCGACTGTATCGGGTAAAAGACTAAAACGTAATGTAGTGCATCTCAAAAAGGCTGAGACTGGACAAGAATCGGTGTCGTCAAGTGGCTCGAGTGAAGAAGATGGCGAGCTACAGAATAAAGAATTGTTATCGGAGGACCTCGCGGAGAATGATCGACAAGATGTACCTATATCCACAAAACGGTTGAGAGTTCAGCCGAAGAATTTTAAAGATTATGTTGCTTATGAAACACAAACATTTTATTAA
- the LOC129770441 gene encoding uncharacterized protein K02A2.6 isoform X2 produces MPIDFRIFANELCCVGEVLLRIDRVVVPVKLRDRVLEIAHEGHLGIRMMKTFLRAVTWWPKMDKHIEMFVRKCQPCTLVAAPDPPEPMIRKQLPTSPWEEIAIDFLGPLPEGQYLLVAVDYYSRYVEVAEMTSITTKDTVVELATMFSRYGITRVMRADNGPQLSGDCVEFRQFCKEFGIDLVNTTPYWPQANGEVERQNRTILKRLRIAQELGQNWRKSPSEMMFGRRIRSKLPAVPAIMRNDADTRDRDRLFKAKGKMYADARRKARTNPMAVGDKVFVKRTKKDNKLSTDFSPEHFEVTERQGSEVTLRSTVSGKRLKRNVVHLKKAETGQESVSSSGSSEEDGELQNKELLSEDLAENDRQDVPISTKRLRVQPKNFKDYVAYETQTFY; encoded by the exons ATGCCAATCGATTTCCGTATTTTTGCGAATGAGTTATGCTGTGTTGGAGAAGTTTTATTGCGAATAGATCGTGTGGTAGTTCCAGTTAAGCTGCGTGATCGCGTGTTGGAGATTGCACATGAAGGACATTTGGGCATACGGATGATGAAGACCTTTTTACGAGCAGTAACCTGGTGGCCAAAAATGGACAAGCATATTGAGATGTTTGTGAGAAAATGTCAACCCTGTACCCTGGTTGCTGCACCCGATCCACCGGAGCCTATGATCCGTAAACAGTTACCGACAAGCCCTTGGGAGGAAATAGCAATAGACTTTTTGGGGCCACTGCCGGAAGGTCAGTATTTATTAGTAGCCGTTGACTATTATAGTCGCTATGTCGAAGTGGCTGAAATGACATCGATTACAACAAAGGATACAGTGGTCGAGTTGGCGACCATGTTCAGCAGATATGGTATTACTCGGGTTATGAGAGCTGACAATGGACCTCAGCTCAGCGGTGATTGCGTGGAGTTTCGACAGTTCTGTAAAGAATTTGGGATCGATTTAGTAAACACCACACCATACTGGCCACAAGCTAACGGCGAAGTGGAGCGTCAAAATCGTACTATTCTCAAACGATTACGTATCGCTCAGGAATTGGGGCAGAATTGGC GAAAGTCACCCTCGGAGATGATGTTCGGACGGCGCATAAGAAGTAAATTACCGGCAGTGCCTGCTATTATGCGTAACGATGCTGATACAAGGGATCGTGATCGTTTGTTTAAAGCGAAGGGAAAGATGTACGCAGATGCAAGACGGAAGGCCCGCACAAATCCGATGGCGGTAGGCGATAAGGTTTTTGTTAAACGAACGAAAAAGGATAACAAGCTATCAACAGATTTCTCGCCGGAACATTTTGAAGTAACTGAAAGACAGGGTTCGGAAGTGACCCTACGTTCGACTGTATCGGGTAAAAGACTAAAACGTAATGTAGTGCATCTCAAAAAGGCTGAGACTGGACAAGAATCGGTGTCGTCAAGTGGCTCGAGTGAAGAAGATGGCGAGCTACAGAATAAAGAATTGTTATCGGAGGACCTCGCGGAGAATGATCGACAAGATGTACCTATATCCACAAAACGGTTGAGAGTTCAGCCGAAGAATTTTAAAGATTATGTTGCTTATGAAACACAAACATTTTATTAA
- the LOC129768627 gene encoding uncharacterized protein LOC129768627 → MSLVAYDYSDEDSDQEESVSDEQMNKPSIMQKMTSDELVIAVSHNPSGTEEESTLHIALPVPKKITEVNLEEEDDEFLRKKAIPEIKPPLPTIRPKVKNGKVQITIPSMKDFKDENKKPSKPVIGAELSKKQTGLLSILPKPKSGSMVTPIPNPSTAPAKPICSRLIPDAVAKRPKNNPETKFPKKPVKKNESVKSIENDSDASDDEEKLDFFSLCTDDKLPEISANEINAMVAKRAARMAEAAKKFIHSDEPEEQPGTSHIQLAEDSMSHQINDGLTNERALSSLIGGNKAKRARVDAVKIIDISSSDIVPTKEDFLRRKLQDETGYVPTGHLVGDWSCTSKRKSHITHLASKAQANSQELEAMWASNRQSRRQTQSKYGF, encoded by the coding sequence ATGTCGTTGGTAGCATATGATTACAGCGACGAAGACTCTGATCAAGAGGAATCGGTATCagatgaacaaatgaataaacCCAGCATCATGCAGAAGATGACTTCCGACGAACTGGTAATAGCGGTCAGTCATAATCCATCTGGCACGGAAGAGGAGTCAACACTTCATATTGCTCTTCCGGTTCCAAAAAAGATCACTGAAGTGAATCTTGAAGAGGAAGACGACGAATTTTTGCGGAAAAAAGCTATTCCCGAAATAAAACCACCGCTCCCTACTATCAGGCCGAAGGTAAAAAATGGAAAGGTTCAAATCACTATACCTTCTATGAAGGACTTCAAGGATGAGAATAAAAAGCCATCAAAACCCGTAATCGGTGCCGAATTATCCAAGAAGCAAACGGGGTTACTCAGTATACTCCCAAAGCCGAAATCAGGATCGATGGTCACACCTATTCCAAACCCATCGACAGCACCTGCCAAGCCTATTTGTAGTCGACTCATTCCGGATGCTGTAGCGAAGCGGCCAAAGAATAATCCGGAAACGAAATTTCCTAAAAAACCTGTAAAGAAAAATGAATCTGTAAAATCTATCGAGAACGATAGCGATGCAAGTGATGACGAGGAAAAATTGGACTTCTTTTCGCTGTGTACAGATGACAAATTACCAGAAATCAGTGCTAACGAAATTAATGCAATGGTAGCGAAAAGAGCAGCCCGAATGGCAGAAGCCGCgaaaaaattcattcattcagatgaACCAGAAGAACAACCAGGCACAAGCCACATTCAATTGGCAGAAGACTccatgtcacatcaaattaatGATGGTCTTACAAACGAACGCGCTCTGTCTTCGCTGATAGGAGGAAACAAGGCAAAAAGAGCACGCGTGGATGCAGTGAAGATTATCGACATAAGTTCATCGGACATCGTGCCAACGAAGGAAGATTTCCTTCGCCGGAAGTTGCAGGATGAAACAGGTTATGTACCAACAGGGCACCTCGTAGGAGATTGGAGCTGTACGAGCAAACGAAAATCGCATATCACGCATCTGGCATCAAAGGCACAAGCGAACTCGCAAGAATTGGAAGCCATGTGGGCGTCAAATAGGCAAAGCAGAAGACAGACGCAGAGTAAATATGGGTTTTAG